A genome region from Nycticebus coucang isolate mNycCou1 chromosome 4, mNycCou1.pri, whole genome shotgun sequence includes the following:
- the LOC128584689 gene encoding U1 small nuclear ribonucleoprotein C-like: MPKFYCDYCDTYLTHDSPSVRKTHCSGRKHKENVKDYYQKWMEEQAQSLTDKTTAAFQQGKIPPTPFSAPPPAGAMIPPPPSLPGPPCPGMMPAPHMGGPPMVPMMGPPPPGMMPVGPAPGRRPPMGGNMPMMPGPPMMRPPARPMMVPTRPGMTRPDR; encoded by the coding sequence ATGCCCAAGTTTTATTGTGATTACTGTGATACCTATCTCACCCATGACTCTCCATCTGTGAGGAAGACACACTGCAGTGGGAGAAAGCACAAAGAGAATGTGAAAGACTATTATCAGAAATGGATGGAAGAGCAGGCCCAGAGCCTGACTGACAAAACAACGGCTGCATTTCAACAAGGAAAAATACCTCCTACTCCATTCTCGGCTCCTCCTCCTGCAGGGGCGATGATTCCGCCTCCCCCCAGTCTTCCGGGTCCTCCTTGTCCTGGTATGATGCCAGCACCACATATGGGGGGCCCTCCCATGGTGCCAATGATgggtcctcctcctcctgggatgATGCCAGTGGGACCTGCTCCTGGAAGGAGGCCACCAATGGGAGGTAACATGCCAATGATGCCTGGGCCCCCAATGATGAGACCTCCTGCTCGTCCCATGATGGTGCCCACTCGTCCTGGAATGACTCGACCAGACAGATAA